Genomic window (Salvelinus alpinus chromosome 13, SLU_Salpinus.1, whole genome shotgun sequence):
cttccagcatgacaacgaaccgaaacacacagccagggcaactaaggagtggctccgtaagaagcatctcaaggtcctggagtggcctagccagtctccagaacTGAACccaaaagtccgtattgcccagcgacagccccgaaacctgaaggatctggagaaggtctgtatggaagagtgggccaaaatccctgctgcggtgtgtgcaaacctggtcaagaactacaggaaacgtatgatctctgtaattgcaaacaaaggtttctgtaccaaatattaagttctgcttttctgatgtatcaaatacttatgtcatgcaataaaatgcaaattaattacttaaaaatcatacaatgtgatttttctggatttttgttttagattccgtctctcacagtttaagTGTACCTGCACTTGTTGTGTACCTGCACAGCACCTGTTGCTGGgctgcaacctggactcaggACCAGACGTGACACTTTAATTAGTATGGTATTTATtgatttgtggatgtccatccattttgtatgatatgttctTATATTTAAAAAATTGCAATCAATACAATATTCTATGAATTTGCTAAACGTATGATGTGTTATGAATTCCACTTTTTTGttgttaatgttagctaggtggatagctggctaacattagttaggccaggggttagggttagcggttaggttaaagggttaggagaAAGGCTAGCTATCGTGCAAAGtatctaaaaagtagtaagtagttgcaaagttgctaattagctataaTGCTAAAATTGTGCATGATGAGATTccaacacgcaacctttgggttgctagacgtttgtgTTATACATCCACCCCAACCAACCTAAGTaacctgtcttatgtaaccatagcaaacgtaacatatcatactaatttaagTATCTCAGATTTCCATTTACTATGTTTTGTCtagtctgagaccaggttggtccTGATCAATGATATTTGATCCTTTGCATGCCTTGCTGCTGAGTTGCAGTTACCCCTGTATGGTCAGCAGATGGCAGCAAGAGCTCAGCATACACACTGCCTTCCTGAATTAATTATTGAGGGCCAAAGGAGATGTGTCTGTGCGAAGTTGGGGCGAGGGGGACATAAACCACGAACGAGGCTGTCTGCTGCTATACGTCAGTAGTCTAAATGATCCCATcctaaatgtattgtgtcattccAAGCACTTTCAAAAACCCACTGAATAGCTTGTCAGAAAAAATAAATGACAATGGCAATTACAGAACTGCAGAGATGAAGAATACAGACAGGGTATTGGGTTTGGCTCTGCATGAGATGAatattgcaacaacaaaaaaaagcttGACTTGTTTATGACTCACTGCATTAAAATGTCATATGTCCCATCACTTCGATGCCCCAAATACTACTGAATCAACCTACAGAACTGCACTTACAGGGAGGTAACATTTAGTTTCAAAATGTTTTCCCATAAACCTTATTCAGTCACCTTTGAATCACACTATTTGTATGCGATAGTCGATGAATTTGTAGAGCATACTGTACGCGTGTGAGAGTGTCAGCATaaaagtgtgtatatatatatatatatatatatacatattcctGTATGTGTTCACACGTGCGCATATtgatgtgcgtgtgtttgtgagtgatggagagtgagggagagtctTTCACAGCTCACTGCACAGCTAGATTGCCTGCAGAAGAGGTGACAGCAATGAGAGAAAAATGAGAGAGGCAGAGCCAGAAGAGAAGAGGGCAACACCCTAAGAAGGGGTAAGTATGGGAGGAAAGATATGTGATATGTATACCTCGTTTTAGACAGAGACACAGTATGTGTTAGAAAAACACAACAGCAATTGTGAAATTACGTGGCATTTGATGTGGTGCTATCTAATGACATGAAgcaaacacatgaatcacagagAGGAGGACGGAGGGTGAATAGAGGATTTTTAAAGAGTGGCGCTTTCAGGGTAGGAGGGACTCTAAAGACTAATGACAAAGGGGTAGAGGGGAGGTCAGCCTGAGAGctgaggagatggggagaggaagaATATCAGGGAAGGTTGTGGGTAGGGGATAGGGGTGGGGGGGACGGAGAGTCAGTTTGTGTGGCGGAGGCATCGATTGATTTATTCCGGCTGTATCGATCAACCGACAGCCCTGTCCCGTGAAGGAAAGCATGAGGATTAAGGCACTGGCTTGTGTAATAAATGGGGTTCctggagtggggagagaggggctggCACTAAATCAGTGTGATGTTGAGCATCCACATGGGCCCAAGACACATGAACTAGGTACAACaaggtgtgtttgggtgtgtgtgcttAGGCAGTAGCAATGAGCTGCCTAAATCAGTGTGCAGTCAGAGCAGGCAACAGCAGTTGCTTCCCAATGAGTCAGTCCCCATGCAGACTGCCTGCTTGTGCCGGGTGGCCTTAACCCACAATAGAGACAAACACAGAGCTGATTGCATGCTTATTATGACAATCGCATTTGATGCGGTTGAGAACTTGTACCTGTGCTTCATTTCTCCTAACTGGACTTCTTTACACCTAATTGGCTGCATTGTATGTAAGAATCAAACAGAATGATATATCTTAATTCAATCCACAATGACTATCGTAATATGATTTGTAATGTAATTAGTCGGCGGGCTCCGTTACTTTTCCAGGGCTAGGGCTCGAAGTCGAGTCCGTTGGGCTTTGAGCAGAATGACATTGGATTGACTGATTGATTTATGTATGTCAAATgaaggacacacagacagagaagttccatgcagagcgagagagggaaagaggaggggaaTCACGGATGGGTGGACGGATGAAGCAGAGGCAGTGGATTAGGGTGGTGGGGTATAGACAGAGACAAATGGAGTGTGAGAGACACGAGGGAAAGAAACTCAGACTCATGCCTGCTGACCTCACCTCTACTCTCAGCTAATCAATACAggggggatgggatgggggggggggtgtaaaggGGAGGGCTGTTTGTGTCACTCCCAATAAAGATCGAAATACAGTGACATTGTGCTCGCCCGTCTCACCCCAACCTTGTGACATGTTTCTATTTAATATGGTATCCTGGTAATCCTATGAAAGACAAGAGGCCTGGAGCACTTAGTCTGTCCTCTAGAGGAGGGGGGGATGGGGGACAAATGATTATTTCCCCGGGCCTACAAGTCTGTTTCCTTCCTTTCCAGTCAAGTGTGTTCATCAAAATGGACTAAATCTACAGGAATGCATACAGTATATGCTAGTGTACATCTCTGCCTGAGATGATAAAATACAAAATGGTTACTTCCTCCTTCGGACAGCTAAGCACAGAACCGAGGAAAGAGACATTTATTTTCTGAGCTAAATTAGTTCCTTGGAAGGTGCCTACTGTTCTTAGCAGCTTATTGTCCCAGCAGACTAATTCCCTTGTTTTTCACGTTCTTATAGTCAGCAGAATTGCTGTGATAATGTCCCTTCAGTATTAGGGAGTCCAGTAGCATTTAGACGTAGTTTAAAGGCGCTCATAAACAGGCCAGTGAGAACAGGTTAACGTCTGTTCTAGGAGCTGCGTGTGTTTGAACAGAGGAAATCAAGAACAGAGGACCATGAGTTATGGTAATCATTGTGGGTCTAtcagctatgtgtgtgtgtgtatttgcctgTGGGATATGAGGGGGCAGAAGCAGTGGAAATCAAAACATCTATACCACAGCTAACAGAGCTTGGCTTCTGTTGAGAACAACTGTGCTAGGTAGACAACTTTAATGAggaacaggtacacacacacacacacacacacacacaaactctgggCTCTGGACTCCACAAGGCTTTGCACGTCTCCTTTATTCACATAGAAAAGAGACATCTTTATACAAAATAGTTAATTGTTCCTCAGTATAACACAGAGTCCAACAAAGGAGGATGTTTCAACAGCAGCAACCTACAAAAAGTACACAGGAAAAATATGGAAGGGCAGaccaaaagaaagaaagaacagaACACACACTACTGATAACAGTCAAATAATTCCTTGCTCTGATTCTTAAACCATCAAACCACAGACCCATGTGTTAGTTGGCGCCTGAAACCTGGATCCACTCAGCATACCAAAGGCATCCACCTCCTGTGTGGGTTGGGTGATGGGCACTCCACGAAGGGAAGGGGCATGAAGAGGGCGCGCTGAATGTGGATTTAAATGTGCAATAAaggatgataatgatgataaatGATGAGAGCACCATTTCACCCGGAAAGCTTAAAAAAAGTGTGCTGGGTGACGACTCCCAAGCTGACCCCGTTTGCGCTCTCTGTTATTGTGCGGTTCGCATCGGTCTGAGCACAGACTGAAGAAGTATATTCTTTTGACAGAAACACCGACTCGGCAAACAAGGTCTTTCTGTGAAGCTAGAGCAAGGGGAGGAGACGTCTGTGTTAATGGGCTGCAGGTGGAACTACTGCTACTCTGATTCGTCAGGAGCCACacgatctgacacacacacacacacacacacatacagtacacacacacacacacacacacacacacacaccaactgctGGTCCAGTCAGCAGGAGCAGTCAAATATGCAGATGGTCAAAATAACTAAACAAAATTACCGCAAGTGCTGCCTGCTCTTACGGCGATGCACACAATCTGCATACCTACTAAGGttctgtgtagctcagttggtagagcatggtccttgCAACACCATGGTtgagggtttgattcccacaggggaccaatatgaaaatgtataaaaGTGTCAGCTAAAATGGAAAtggtactttctctctctcaattttgcCCAAACATACACATCTAGGCATGCAAGCTCAACTAGGAACAATATTTGCACACCAAAGAAATGCAATGTGTTTTATAGGAGAGTGGTGGAGTAATAGAGGCGACTGGGAATTAACAGTGAAACATGCAGGCCTGGTTTCTGTATGTAAGCTGCCTGTGATATGATTCTTCCCCTCACTAATACCCCAATGTGTGGTTACTTTCAGATCAGgaaaacaatatttaaacagtTCTTTGTACTCATGAGGTGAAATGGCGACATTGTTGCTGTAATGTGATCGATTCAACTTTAATTGTGACTCCTCTGCAAGAAGTGATTTCTAAGCAGGTGGACACTTAACATGGACACTATCACAAAGAATTGTAGGctcagtatttttgtttttcCTGTAGAGATGGGTGTGGATGGTATCTCAAAGTGGAAATGAGTGATTGTCATGTTAACAGCATAAAATGAATAACATTAAATTGCTATCATTTCTATCAACATTTTCCAAAATATGAACCTGCCACCAACAGTGTTGGTTGTTCCAGTTTCACATtttgtatttaaaataaaatgaaCACTCCTCAGACATATTGTCTGACAGTCAGCCTACTATGAAATCCTATCAGACAGAACAGCCAAGGAAACACGATTCATTTCCACCTTGGAAACAGTAAAGTGATAAACAAGCAATGGAAAATATTACAGCAATGTGGAGTAGCAGGGTATGACAAATAGGTTTATGCACGGATGAACTCCGTCGTTCCAGAGCCATCATTTCTGTGCCGTCTTCTGCATTTGAATGTGtctctcgcttttcctctgtgtcTCTCAAGGTCTATttctctgcccccctccctccctgttacGTTACTGTAAGTGCTGATTCATTTACATTTGTAGTGCTACTTGGAAGGAGAAGTGGACTGAGTTGAGGACTATCACTAGTGCCTACACAAAGTAAAATAGAACTCACCCCACTGTCGTCTCACCCCCACCTCAGATCCTCCACCTCCCTCGCCCCCTCCCACAGTGCAGGTCCACAGTGTTACGGTTTTGATCATCTACCTGATATATCTCGCTGTTTACACACTCATTTTCCCGATTCACATTTACATGACTGCTGTGTCTGTCCACAGGATGCTCCACAGAAGTCCTCTGCCCTGTTGGGAATCGGCCCACTGGGGAACAACACAGAATGCCATCTAGTGAGGGAGGCTCCCCTTCTCACCCGAATACCACCACCTTCTACGGTAACTGGATAAGTACACAGGCACAAGAGGGAGAATGGAGGTTGGACTCGTATGTTGCAAAGGAGTGATTTGAGAATGGGGGGGCTCTATTATTAACCAACTTCTGTATTGTAATCGGACAATGTCTCTTTTGCTTCAGATAGTTTAATTAAAAAGAGGTGTACATAAACATTCAAGCTGGTGCAGTCAAGAAAATGTTAACCATCAGTTGGACCTCAGGAGGTGTTTTGTATCTTCTTCTTGCTCAAAAAAAGAAAGAAGGAGTAACTTCCCCATCACAAAAGTCAAGGTCCAGTGTgagtcatcccccccccccccccccaaaaatcacaAAAAACAAAACCAATAAATAAGGGTAGCAGTGAGGGACTGATCAAAGAAACAAGCAGGGAACAATGACTTCTCCAAACACAGTCCAGTGGATGTCTATCTAAGTAAAGTGTCTACAAGCCTGGGCTGCATTGAATTCAATGCATTGTTCCGTTATAGAACCTTGCGAAAGTCATCAAGGATATCATCAAGGACCCTCACCCCTGACAAGACCCTCACCCCTGACAAGACCCTCACCCTGTGGAACCCCTGGATCAGGCCACAACTAGTCTGCTTTAAGACAAGCGGTTATGTGGGCTGTTTGAAAGAGAACTATTCACAGCtttacagagccttgtcttcagGTAACTGATAGGACAAACTGGGCACATCAGGATAGTTGAGGCATTTAAACGGATGAGACAAGAGGGCAAAATATAGCCAGTGGGCAAGTGATGCGTATCTAAGAAGTTTGTCTCTAACCCTTTCAGGACTTTTTAACCTTATATCTTGGTGTCTCATGTGGCTTGCCAAACATAAGCCCTGGAATGGAACTGTACTGTAAGTGAAAATATCCTGCAGTTTCAACACAGACTGCACATTCTTCTCACTTGTCTCACCGAGAGAGGGAGCAGTGATGGAAAACATCCACTGATCATTACTAAGGGTGTGAAGAAGCAGTCTGTATCAACACCTGTAATGGGCCGTTGGTTCGCTCCTGCTGCTGTGTACCAGCTAGCTGTTTCCTGCAGGCATCCCAGCCAATTATTCAAATAGTGTCAGTGCAGTGAACAGCTGGCTTAGCTGGAATGGGAGACTAGAAGAGGAAGGCACAGAGTGGTTCTTCAGAAGAACCCATGCGGACAAAATACAGTATCCATACAGTACATCTAGAACAGTGTGGAATGGGCCAGGTCTATCACGTGTAACAGTAGTCTATATCTGGGATCCCTCTTTCTCTATAGCCACGGTTGGTGCCATACCCTGCATTGGACACTTGGTGGGCACCTTTGTAGAGGCCGGTGCCATTGGAGGGGAATATAGTGTGGATGATGTAATCCTCCCGGAGGGGCTTGGGCGGCTGGTGGGTAACCATGGGCGTCATCTGGAACCCTGGGCCTCGGATCTCCAGGATGGTGGTGTCCTTCTTTGTGCCTGACTCAATGTAGTCATCGTAGTGCTTGCTCTTTCTGGAGCTGCCACGGCTGTATTGATCACGAGAAGACAGGCGTCCGGCCCGATGCCCGTACCAGCAGAAGATGGCGAATATGAGGGCCAGAGAAACGATGACAGTAGCTCCACCAATGATCCCAGCCAGAGGCAGAGTAGCCATGTGTTCAGGGTCCTGGTTGTTCTCCTGGCCCACATCTGGCTGACTGGGGTCTGACGTCTCAGCTTTAGCGCACACTGGAGCTTCATCTGAGTCAGTGTCTCCGCCTGCCATGGCTCCTTTACCCCCGGAGCTGGCCGCCAGGGGCACCATGCAGATGATGTAGCTGGAGTGGGGGTGCAGGGAGGTGAGCAGGTACTCTCTGCGGTCTCCTCTCACCAGGGTCTCTGTGATGGAGCCCATGGCAGCGCTGGTGCCCAGCCGCAGCCAGCTGAGTCTGAAGGAGGAGGTGGGCTGGGCCACACTCCAGGTGACACGAATGCTGTCGTGGGCCAGGGGCTTGACATTCAAGGCCAGGCTCTTACCCACTCCACTGCTACCCAGGGTGTAGTCTAGACCAGAGTCTGGTAGCCCCAGGCCGGGCCGCTTGGAGCGCAGGGTGAAGAGGGAGCCCTGTGGAGGGGAAAGGGTGGTGGAGCTAACGACAACTCCTACTCCACCCACTCTGTCTCTGGTCCCACTGCCTGTGGCTCCAGCCCCGGCCCCGGCAGGCACTACCCCTGTGGCCTCACACTCCTCCATCTGGCTGGTCAGGTCCTTGAGGGTCATGTCTCTAACCTTTTCTGGTGCCTGGCAGGTAAGGCCCCTCACCGTGATGGAGTTACCCCTAGCGTGCAGCCAGTCATGTAGCCAGCGCAGGTTACAGCCACAGTGCCAGGGATTCCCCCGCACCAGCAGTTGTCCCAGGCTGTCCAGGTCTTTGAACAGGCCCCGAGGCAGGGTGGTCAGGTTGTtgccagacaggtctagtctctGGAGCCTCCTCATGCCGTCCAAGGAGCCACGGGGCATGTGGATCAGAGCATTGTCCTGCAGGGAGAGACG
Coding sequences:
- the flrt1a gene encoding leucine-rich repeat transmembrane protein FLRT1, producing MAPEGVAELRDWLFLLMLCLTLLAEVLEVAAATGYDEEEDLVCPSVCRCDEDFIYCNDRGLSSIPPLPISATVLYLQNNHIDNAGLPTSLERHLTVRVVYLYDNELDDFPMHLPPSLRELHLQDNNIRTLPRATLARMPLLEKLHLDDNSVSTVSIEDKAFVDNPRLRLLFLSRNHLSSIPSGLPASLEELRLDDNRISTIPTHAFRGLSSLRRLVLDGNLLANQRIADDTFSRLSNLTELSLVRNSLLTPPLNLPSTHLQRLSLQDNALIHMPRGSLDGMRRLQRLDLSGNNLTTLPRGLFKDLDSLGQLLVRGNPWHCGCNLRWLHDWLHARGNSITVRGLTCQAPEKVRDMTLKDLTSQMEECEATGVVPAGAGAGATGSGTRDRVGGVGVVVSSTTLSPPQGSLFTLRSKRPGLGLPDSGLDYTLGSSGVGKSLALNVKPLAHDSIRVTWSVAQPTSSFRLSWLRLGTSAAMGSITETLVRGDRREYLLTSLHPHSSYIICMVPLAASSGGKGAMAGGDTDSDEAPVCAKAETSDPSQPDVGQENNQDPEHMATLPLAGIIGGATVIVSLALIFAIFCWYGHRAGRLSSRDQYSRGSSRKSKHYDDYIESGTKKDTTILEIRGPGFQMTPMVTHQPPKPLREDYIIHTIFPSNGTGLYKGAHQVSNAGYGTNRGYRERGIPDIDYCYT